A single Tenacibaculum sp. Bg11-29 DNA region contains:
- a CDS encoding microtubule-binding protein, translating to MSDDFDLLETNSNEKTEKVDVNWGKTIDTMKSKLAHEEDPQTRQKILNATLDDVVHMAEKDRETLLDAIKDLTDYQDEVGIIFEKFSTLNAKEQKVIDDAQKALERAKIKLEDAQNKPDTWWNNLWGRKSKIKKAEDELKIVEKTREGADNKAKAMFQERIESADVQTLLNELSYKSQAAVTRLKNREVEIKEVEDKLQTAIVEATKNHTKALEKKQEVEGKLEEQYVLLKQVRQELEETVDKQSPAYSEIIGKMTKVEQKVEELEGLKNAYTTLAASKDSFVHKHNLTIKVLTSLRSNLQTHRAKLKSDTEERLKYYDGYVVALKARTDQEFAAILEHLGVKTDEHIGATLASMHSASAKARQEMMDNIPVHEKVMQGVYGSYAEALHEIREKDIDIQKNFADRYGIDMKELFEDYYKADKTVPSGKDSEPEAAPAPEANNDDDMLS from the coding sequence ATGTCAGATGATTTTGATTTATTAGAAACTAATTCAAACGAAAAAACTGAGAAAGTAGATGTTAATTGGGGTAAAACCATAGACACAATGAAGTCTAAATTAGCACATGAAGAAGATCCACAAACACGTCAAAAAATACTAAATGCAACATTAGATGATGTGGTGCATATGGCAGAAAAGGATAGAGAAACTCTTTTAGATGCTATTAAAGACCTAACAGATTATCAAGATGAAGTAGGAATTATATTCGAAAAATTTTCGACATTAAACGCCAAAGAACAAAAAGTAATTGACGATGCTCAAAAAGCGTTAGAACGTGCTAAAATTAAATTAGAAGACGCACAAAATAAACCAGATACTTGGTGGAATAACCTTTGGGGAAGAAAAAGCAAAATTAAAAAAGCTGAAGACGAACTAAAAATTGTTGAAAAAACAAGAGAAGGCGCGGATAATAAAGCAAAGGCAATGTTTCAAGAGCGTATTGAAAGCGCAGATGTTCAAACATTGTTAAATGAATTATCGTATAAATCTCAAGCAGCTGTTACAAGATTAAAAAACCGTGAAGTAGAAATTAAAGAAGTAGAAGATAAACTACAAACGGCCATTGTAGAAGCAACAAAAAACCATACAAAAGCATTAGAGAAAAAGCAAGAAGTAGAAGGTAAGTTAGAAGAACAATATGTTTTATTAAAACAAGTACGACAAGAGTTAGAAGAAACGGTAGACAAACAATCACCAGCCTATTCAGAAATAATAGGTAAAATGACAAAAGTAGAGCAGAAGGTAGAAGAATTAGAAGGACTTAAAAACGCCTATACAACCTTAGCAGCCAGTAAAGATAGTTTTGTACACAAGCATAATTTAACCATAAAAGTATTAACATCTTTACGTAGTAACTTACAAACACATAGAGCAAAACTAAAATCAGACACCGAAGAGCGTTTAAAGTATTATGACGGATATGTGGTTGCGTTAAAAGCAAGAACAGATCAAGAATTTGCGGCAATTTTAGAACACTTAGGTGTAAAAACCGATGAACATATCGGAGCAACCTTAGCATCAATGCATTCAGCAAGTGCAAAAGCACGTCAAGAAATGATGGATAACATTCCTGTACACGAAAAAGTTATGCAAGGAGTATATGGTAGCTATGCTGAGGCATTACATGAAATTAGAGAGAAAGATATTGATATTCAAAAAAACTTTGCTGACCGCTATGGTATAGATATGAAAGAACTTTTTGAAGACTATTACAAAGCAGATAAAACGGTACCTTCTGGAAAAGATTCAGAACCAGAAGCTGCTCCAGCTCCAGAAGCAAATAATGACGATGACATGTTATCATAA
- a CDS encoding helix-turn-helix domain-containing protein: MEEEYIRLIFGLKLKQIRTDRKLSLFGLAKLTGLSKSYLNEIEKGKKYPKTDKIVLLSENLDVPYDHLVSLKLDKNLAPIGEILQSKILKEIPLDLFGIKENNLIDIIANAPAKVNAFISTIIKISQNYNLTRESFFLAALRSYQEAHNNYFGEIEIEAENFAKSYHIDLNKPVLSKDLEEILIEEFNYTIDTEELSKHQNLSELRTIFIPKKKALLIYNGISEAQKTFIYAKELAYNFLKIENRLYTFPWVKFDSFDQVLNNFIASYFAGALIIPKKSLIQQLTNFFALEEWKPFKLHRIIKHYNCSHETFYQRLTNILPKHFNIKNLFFLRFTHKLNSPIHRLSKELHVTQQQAPHANRNNEHYCRRWISLKTIQDLEDLKKSKATFGVQISSYENEKNEYLVLSSATPDPFKKEINRSVSIGMLLSPHLKKKLRFFKEGIFTKKIVGVTCETCAVQNCKERVAKPWRLERSNQYEEISKAVENIILSYHST, translated from the coding sequence TTGGAAGAAGAATATATCCGCTTAATTTTTGGGCTTAAATTAAAGCAAATACGTACTGACAGAAAGCTTTCTCTTTTCGGCTTAGCCAAGCTCACAGGCTTATCTAAATCTTATTTAAACGAAATTGAAAAAGGAAAAAAATATCCGAAAACGGATAAAATAGTGCTTCTATCAGAAAACCTGGATGTACCATACGATCATTTAGTTTCCTTAAAACTTGATAAAAACCTTGCTCCTATTGGAGAAATTCTTCAATCTAAAATTTTAAAGGAAATTCCGCTAGACTTATTCGGCATTAAAGAAAATAATTTAATTGATATCATTGCTAATGCTCCCGCCAAGGTAAATGCATTCATTAGCACCATTATTAAAATATCTCAAAACTATAATCTTACTCGAGAAAGCTTTTTTTTAGCTGCTCTTCGTTCTTATCAAGAAGCTCATAACAACTATTTTGGAGAAATTGAAATCGAAGCTGAAAACTTTGCGAAATCTTATCATATAGACTTAAACAAACCTGTTCTTTCAAAAGATCTAGAAGAAATATTAATAGAAGAATTTAACTATACTATTGACACAGAAGAACTTTCTAAACACCAAAATCTTTCTGAGTTACGAACCATATTTATCCCTAAAAAGAAAGCGTTATTAATATACAATGGAATAAGTGAAGCTCAAAAAACGTTTATTTACGCCAAAGAATTAGCTTATAATTTTCTGAAAATTGAAAATAGATTATATACCTTCCCGTGGGTAAAATTTGATAGTTTTGATCAAGTTTTAAATAATTTTATTGCCTCTTATTTTGCTGGTGCTTTAATTATTCCTAAAAAATCACTTATTCAACAATTAACAAACTTCTTTGCTTTAGAAGAATGGAAACCTTTTAAACTACACAGAATAATTAAGCACTATAATTGTTCTCATGAAACTTTTTACCAACGACTAACCAATATTTTACCTAAACATTTTAATATTAAGAATTTATTCTTTTTACGGTTTACACATAAGCTTAACTCCCCTATACATAGATTAAGTAAAGAACTACACGTTACACAACAACAAGCTCCGCATGCCAATAGAAATAACGAGCATTATTGCAGAAGATGGATTTCTTTAAAAACCATTCAAGATCTAGAAGATTTAAAAAAGAGTAAAGCAACTTTTGGTGTTCAAATTTCCTCTTATGAGAATGAGAAAAACGAATACCTTGTACTTTCCTCAGCAACACCTGATCCTTTTAAAAAAGAAATTAACAGAAGTGTTAGTATAGGAATGTTACTATCCCCTCACTTAAAAAAGAAGCTTCGTTTTTTCAAAGAAGGCATTTTTACAAAAAAAATTGTTGGAGTAACTTGCGAAACCTGTGCTGTTCAAAATTGCAAAGAGCGAGTTGCTAAACCTTGGAGACTTGAACGCTCAAACCAATATGAAGAAATTTCTAAAGCGGTTGAAAACATAATACTCTCGTATCACAGCACGTAA
- the aceB gene encoding malate synthase A, with amino-acid sequence MQQNGITKEIDFKGFELERYHQVLSDEAKNFLLELHDKFNEERLNLLKERENQQVYFDADNYPKFPKETKEIRESDWVCAELPEDLLDRRVEITGPVDRKMVINALNSGAKTFMADFEDSNSPGIINQLNGQINLRDANNRTISFYNEKKDKTYQLNEQVAVLLVRPRGLHLNEKHFLVDGVAMSGSLVDFGLYFFHNIKTLQERGSGAYFYLPKLEHYKEVRWWNEVFVFAQNYLGIAQKSIKATVLIETITASFQLDEIIYELRDHMAGLNCGRWDYIFSYIKKFRNHPNFVVPNRDQVTMSTPFMKSYSLRVVQRCHKRRVHAMGGMAAQIPVKNDDKANALAFAKVLKDKEQEVKNGHDGTWVAHPGMVDLAMNVFNENMTTKNQIHVSRADVNIQEKDLVEMPKGTITEEGVRKNINVGILYIESWLRGNGAAAIYNLMEDAATAEISRTQVWQWLHKNIELEDGRVFTQEMYQQLKEEEIEKIKKYVGDTQYVNGKFELAIQLFDKLVLNKEFVEFLTLPAYQYI; translated from the coding sequence ATGCAACAAAATGGGATTACGAAAGAAATTGATTTTAAGGGTTTTGAGTTAGAAAGGTATCATCAGGTTTTATCTGATGAAGCAAAGAATTTCTTGTTAGAGTTACATGATAAATTTAATGAAGAAAGATTAAATTTATTAAAAGAAAGAGAAAATCAGCAAGTCTATTTTGATGCTGATAACTATCCGAAGTTTCCAAAAGAGACAAAAGAGATTCGCGAAAGTGATTGGGTGTGTGCCGAGTTGCCAGAAGATTTATTAGATAGGAGAGTAGAAATAACAGGTCCTGTTGATAGAAAGATGGTAATAAACGCTTTGAATTCTGGAGCTAAAACTTTTATGGCAGATTTTGAAGATAGTAATTCACCAGGCATAATAAATCAGTTAAATGGGCAAATAAATTTGCGAGATGCTAATAACAGAACAATTTCTTTTTATAATGAGAAGAAAGATAAAACCTATCAATTAAATGAGCAAGTAGCTGTATTGTTAGTGCGTCCGAGAGGGTTGCATTTAAATGAAAAGCATTTTTTGGTAGATGGTGTTGCTATGTCGGGATCTTTGGTAGATTTTGGATTGTATTTTTTTCATAATATTAAAACACTGCAAGAAAGAGGTTCGGGAGCGTATTTCTATTTACCAAAATTAGAACATTATAAGGAAGTTCGTTGGTGGAATGAAGTTTTTGTTTTTGCGCAAAACTATTTAGGTATTGCTCAAAAATCTATAAAAGCAACAGTTTTAATTGAAACAATTACAGCAAGTTTTCAGTTAGATGAAATTATTTATGAATTAAGAGATCACATGGCGGGGTTAAATTGTGGTCGTTGGGATTATATTTTTTCATATATCAAAAAATTTAGAAATCATCCAAATTTTGTAGTACCTAATAGAGATCAGGTAACTATGAGTACTCCTTTTATGAAGTCGTATTCATTGAGAGTAGTTCAGCGTTGTCATAAACGCAGAGTGCATGCAATGGGAGGAATGGCAGCACAAATTCCAGTAAAAAATGATGATAAAGCAAATGCATTAGCGTTTGCAAAGGTGTTAAAAGATAAGGAGCAGGAAGTTAAAAACGGGCATGATGGTACTTGGGTAGCACATCCAGGAATGGTGGATTTAGCGATGAATGTATTTAACGAAAATATGACTACTAAAAATCAAATTCATGTAAGCAGAGCAGATGTTAATATTCAAGAAAAAGATTTAGTAGAAATGCCTAAAGGAACAATTACAGAAGAAGGAGTTCGTAAGAATATTAATGTAGGTATTTTGTATATAGAATCTTGGTTAAGAGGAAATGGAGCAGCAGCAATATATAATTTAATGGAAGATGCGGCAACAGCAGAAATTTCTAGAACTCAAGTATGGCAGTGGTTGCATAAAAATATTGAGTTAGAAGACGGAAGAGTTTTTACGCAAGAAATGTATCAACAATTAAAAGAAGAAGAAATTGAAAAGATTAAAAAATATGTTGGAGATACTCAATATGTAAATGGAAAATTTGAGCTAGCAATTCAGTTATTTGATAAGTTGGTATTAAATAAGGAATTTGTGGAGTTTTTAACCTTACCAGCATATCAATACATTTAA
- a CDS encoding YebC/PmpR family DNA-binding transcriptional regulator, with protein MGRAFELRKGRKMKRWSAMAKTFTRIGKDIVMAIKDGGPNPDTNSRLRAVMQNAKAANMPKENVERAIKKAADKDTSNYKEVLFEGYAPHGIAVVVETATDNNNRTVANVRAIFNKCNGNLGTSGSVIFMFDRVCNFTVKKEDITVDLEELELELIDFDVEEVFNDDEGIIIYAPFEQFGSIQSYFEENNVEILSSGFERIPTTTLKLSEEQQADVEKLLEKLEEDDDVQNVYHSMVM; from the coding sequence ATGGGAAGAGCATTCGAACTTAGAAAAGGACGTAAAATGAAACGTTGGTCTGCAATGGCTAAAACATTTACCAGAATAGGTAAAGATATTGTAATGGCTATTAAAGATGGTGGGCCAAATCCAGATACAAACTCACGTTTAAGAGCTGTAATGCAAAATGCAAAGGCTGCAAACATGCCTAAAGAGAATGTAGAGCGCGCCATTAAAAAAGCTGCTGATAAAGACACTAGTAACTATAAAGAAGTTTTATTTGAAGGGTATGCACCGCATGGTATTGCAGTCGTAGTAGAAACTGCTACTGACAACAATAACAGAACAGTAGCCAATGTACGTGCTATTTTTAATAAATGTAATGGTAATTTAGGTACATCAGGTTCAGTAATTTTTATGTTTGATCGTGTCTGTAATTTTACAGTAAAGAAAGAAGATATTACTGTTGATTTAGAAGAGTTAGAGCTTGAATTAATAGACTTTGATGTAGAAGAAGTTTTTAATGACGATGAAGGAATTATTATTTACGCACCGTTTGAACAATTTGGTTCTATTCAATCATATTTTGAAGAAAATAATGTAGAGATTTTATCTTCAGGATTTGAAAGAATACCAACAACAACTTTAAAATTGTCAGAAGAACAACAAGCGGATGTTGAAAAGCTTTTAGAGAAACTAGAGGAAGATGACGATGTTCAAAATGTATATCACAGTATGGTTATGTAA
- a CDS encoding AAA family ATPase has translation MEHNSTFPIKQNELDMLRDEASGYLKSIQWEQGQRAKNKNKDTKDDSILLYLSRANNGSSTTEVTSVSKTILALKKRLLPDSIAIPVYLNQTLYAVQEGLTLGIWIKDSYYDASGLSSLRERIAALDANGKREFESKMQTATAFQLFATSYKIVHDLKPHASDDLSVMKQKFAGIPEVSFISPLKGIACSLFYYEKYLGHPDIIKSDKDVIDFTVVYFEALIDEIQLRKSSLEYTETIVDRTYKLEKSEFAISGWENAFSGTAKSIEFNKIKFEQIVGNRDAKHFARRLTERMLSYDFEAKKNPFQELGGFMPVFMGYGIPGTGKSMLIAAIATRLKEHSDNLDIPFLFHPMPDTLISTFQGGSAEKMVAWMKPMQDPSKLIFAPIDDAENNLQERTAQGVSAGVKEVIGVFLRYTEGAYAVNYGNSSIGLFTNLPEMLDKAVISRVQGRFKIDGARTEHDFLDQDHLWWRKLQKTMPDFVNMTSPSDYEYLKDQGLAKSMGDILNSVEKPSEARVLEAYDKAEKQHKTNDHLFYASLYKEIQNIFPFFSSRDVRNIQSAISLRLTDFDLEQDWFDKPEIYFKQNYETKFNMLQELMKSNMKGLNFSEVRRQEVVRYLDNVATIADTDFKRKVDARVNQMNIDLEARGQFNERS, from the coding sequence ATGGAACACAATTCAACTTTTCCAATAAAACAGAATGAACTTGATATGCTTCGAGATGAAGCAAGCGGATACTTAAAAAGTATTCAATGGGAGCAAGGACAACGAGCAAAAAATAAAAATAAAGACACCAAAGACGACTCTATATTATTATATTTATCTAGAGCAAACAACGGAAGTTCAACAACAGAAGTAACTTCGGTATCTAAAACAATATTAGCATTAAAAAAACGATTATTACCAGATTCTATCGCAATACCTGTGTATTTAAATCAAACACTGTACGCAGTTCAAGAAGGGCTTACCTTAGGTATTTGGATAAAAGATAGTTACTATGATGCATCAGGATTATCGAGCTTACGAGAACGAATAGCTGCGTTAGATGCAAATGGAAAACGAGAATTTGAAAGCAAAATGCAAACTGCAACAGCCTTTCAATTGTTTGCTACATCTTATAAAATAGTACACGACTTAAAACCGCATGCATCTGACGATTTATCAGTAATGAAACAGAAATTCGCAGGAATTCCTGAGGTTTCATTTATATCTCCATTAAAAGGAATAGCATGTAGTTTGTTTTATTATGAAAAATATTTAGGACATCCAGATATTATAAAATCAGATAAAGACGTTATCGATTTTACGGTAGTGTATTTTGAAGCTTTAATTGATGAAATTCAATTGCGAAAAAGTAGTTTAGAATATACAGAGACGATTGTAGATAGAACCTATAAATTAGAGAAGAGCGAATTTGCTATTTCTGGTTGGGAAAATGCTTTTTCAGGAACAGCAAAGAGTATCGAATTTAATAAAATTAAGTTTGAACAAATTGTTGGTAATAGAGATGCAAAACACTTTGCACGTAGGTTAACAGAACGAATGTTAAGTTACGATTTTGAAGCAAAGAAAAATCCGTTTCAAGAATTGGGAGGGTTTATGCCTGTGTTTATGGGGTATGGAATTCCAGGTACAGGAAAATCGATGTTAATTGCCGCAATAGCAACACGATTAAAAGAACATAGTGATAATTTAGACATTCCGTTTTTATTTCACCCAATGCCAGACACCTTAATCTCTACATTTCAAGGAGGATCGGCAGAAAAAATGGTAGCATGGATGAAGCCAATGCAAGATCCATCAAAATTAATATTTGCCCCGATTGACGATGCTGAAAATAATTTACAAGAACGTACAGCACAAGGAGTATCAGCCGGAGTAAAAGAAGTTATCGGAGTTTTCTTACGATATACCGAAGGAGCATACGCTGTAAATTACGGGAATAGTTCTATTGGTTTATTCACAAATTTACCTGAAATGCTCGATAAAGCAGTTATTTCTCGTGTGCAAGGGCGGTTTAAAATTGACGGAGCAAGAACGGAGCATGACTTTTTAGATCAAGATCATTTATGGTGGCGTAAGTTGCAAAAAACAATGCCCGATTTTGTAAATATGACAAGCCCTTCGGATTATGAGTATTTGAAAGATCAAGGATTGGCAAAAAGTATGGGAGATATTTTAAACTCTGTAGAAAAACCATCTGAGGCACGAGTTTTAGAAGCATATGATAAAGCAGAAAAACAACATAAAACGAATGATCATTTGTTTTATGCAAGTTTGTATAAAGAAATTCAGAATATATTTCCGTTTTTCTCATCAAGAGATGTTCGTAACATTCAGTCAGCAATATCATTACGATTAACCGATTTCGATTTAGAACAAGATTGGTTTGATAAACCAGAAATTTATTTTAAGCAGAATTACGAAACAAAGTTTAATATGCTACAAGAATTAATGAAATCGAATATGAAAGGATTGAATTTTTCTGAAGTAAGAAGACAAGAAGTAGTTCGATATTTAGACAACGTAGCAACAATTGCTGATACCGATTTTAAACGAAAAGTAGATGCTAGAGTAAACCAAATGAATATTGATTTAGAGGCTAGGGGACAGTTTAATGAAAGAAGCTAG
- a CDS encoding isocitrate lyase, giving the protein MKNLAQGSYNSALETVKSLKQKYGSTWSAITSENAARMIAQNRFKTGLDIAKYTAAIMREDMTAYDADSSKYTQSLGCWHGFVAQQKMISVKKHHKTTSKRYLYLSGWMVAALRSEFGPLPDQSMHEKTAVASLIEEIYDFLRQADAIELNDLFRRLEGGEDVQGQIDNFETHVVPIIADIDAGFGNEEATYLLAKKMIQAGACAIQIENQVSDAKQCGHQDGKVTVPHEDFIAKLNAIRYAFLELGVEEGIIVARTDSEGAGLTQKLPVSQEPGDLASQYLAFVEAEEIAVDEASENDVLLKRNGKLVRPVRLANGLYKFREGTNIDRVVLDCITSLQNGADLLWIETPTPHVGQIAHMVNRVKEVVPNAKLVYNNSPSFNWTLNFRNQAYDEMLSEGENMTDYDRNNLMDAQYDGSELCYRADEKIKTFQVDGAREAGIFHHLITLPTYHTTALHMSDLTAGYFGEEGMLAYVKGVQRQEIRKGVSCVKHQRMAGSDLGDDHKTFFAGDNALIAGGTKNTSSQFGSKKQETSVKVQRGIAV; this is encoded by the coding sequence ATGAAAAATTTAGCTCAAGGAAGTTATAATTCAGCATTAGAAACAGTAAAATCTTTAAAGCAAAAGTATGGAAGTACTTGGAGTGCGATTACTTCTGAAAATGCAGCAAGAATGATTGCTCAAAACCGTTTTAAAACAGGTTTAGACATTGCTAAATATACAGCAGCGATTATGAGAGAAGATATGACAGCTTACGATGCTGATTCTTCTAAATATACACAGTCATTAGGTTGTTGGCATGGGTTTGTGGCGCAACAAAAAATGATTTCAGTTAAAAAGCATCATAAAACAACGAGTAAGAGGTATTTGTATCTGTCGGGATGGATGGTTGCAGCATTACGTTCTGAATTTGGACCATTGCCTGATCAGTCAATGCATGAGAAAACAGCCGTTGCTTCATTAATTGAAGAGATTTATGATTTTTTGCGTCAAGCAGATGCTATTGAGTTGAACGATTTGTTTAGAAGATTAGAAGGTGGAGAAGATGTACAGGGGCAAATCGATAATTTTGAAACACACGTAGTGCCTATTATTGCAGATATAGATGCTGGATTTGGAAATGAAGAAGCTACATACTTGTTAGCAAAAAAAATGATTCAGGCAGGCGCTTGTGCTATTCAAATTGAAAATCAGGTGTCAGATGCAAAACAATGCGGACATCAAGATGGAAAGGTAACTGTACCACATGAAGATTTTATAGCAAAACTAAATGCAATTAGGTACGCATTCTTAGAATTAGGAGTAGAAGAAGGTATTATTGTGGCAAGAACAGATTCTGAAGGAGCTGGTCTTACTCAGAAATTACCAGTAAGTCAAGAGCCAGGAGATTTAGCTTCTCAGTATTTAGCTTTTGTTGAGGCTGAAGAAATAGCTGTAGACGAAGCAAGTGAAAATGATGTTTTATTAAAGCGTAATGGAAAACTAGTACGCCCGGTAAGATTAGCAAATGGATTGTATAAATTTAGAGAAGGAACGAATATCGATCGTGTAGTTTTAGATTGTATAACAAGTCTTCAGAATGGCGCAGATTTATTATGGATTGAAACGCCAACTCCGCATGTTGGGCAAATAGCTCATATGGTGAATCGAGTAAAAGAGGTGGTTCCAAACGCAAAATTGGTGTATAATAATTCACCTTCATTTAACTGGACACTTAATTTCCGTAACCAAGCTTATGATGAAATGCTTTCTGAAGGTGAAAATATGACTGATTATGATAGAAATAATTTAATGGATGCTCAGTATGATGGTTCAGAACTATGTTATCGTGCTGATGAAAAAATTAAGACTTTTCAAGTTGATGGAGCAAGAGAAGCTGGTATTTTTCATCATTTAATTACATTACCAACCTATCATACTACAGCGCTTCACATGAGTGACTTAACAGCAGGGTATTTTGGAGAAGAAGGAATGCTAGCGTATGTAAAAGGAGTACAGCGTCAAGAAATTCGTAAAGGAGTGTCATGTGTAAAGCATCAAAGAATGGCCGGTTCTGATTTAGGAGATGATCATAAAACATTCTTTGCAGGTGATAATGCTTTAATAGCTGGAGGAACAAAAAATACGTCTAGTCAGTTTGGTTCAAAGAAACAAGAAACTAGTGTAAAAGTTCAAAGAGGTATTGCAGTTTAA
- a CDS encoding S9 family peptidase, with protein sequence MKMKRCLYLFLANLFVLIAQGQELKIIEKTKINWDDYAERVYLDKTEKTFKKSYKRLKSIDIFKIKYLSDGLKIEAFAAIPKKEKDYPVIVFNRGGNRDFNALSLFGNRKMKGISAIMYFSYLASKGYVVVGCNYRGCGNSEGKDEFGGKDVNDVIALLDVVEELPNTDTNRIGMFGWSRGGMMAYRALTKTKKIKTAVIGGAVSNSFKSIIARPEMETRVLAELVPNYYKNKEVELTKRSAVKWVDQFPTNVPIFLMHGSADWNVRANQSLELALEFQKYKIPYRLKIYEGGNHGISQFGKEKFKDIIAWFDKYLKNDAPIPNTALINPFENRKN encoded by the coding sequence ATGAAAATGAAGAGGTGCTTATATTTATTCTTAGCTAATTTATTTGTGCTAATTGCGCAAGGGCAAGAATTAAAAATTATAGAAAAAACAAAAATTAATTGGGATGATTATGCAGAAAGAGTTTATCTAGATAAAACAGAAAAAACATTTAAGAAGTCATATAAAAGATTAAAGAGTATTGATATTTTTAAAATTAAATATTTAAGTGATGGTCTTAAAATAGAAGCATTTGCAGCTATTCCAAAAAAAGAAAAAGACTATCCTGTTATTGTATTTAATAGAGGGGGAAATAGAGATTTTAATGCTCTTAGCTTATTTGGAAACCGTAAAATGAAAGGGATTTCTGCAATAATGTATTTTTCTTATTTAGCAAGTAAGGGGTATGTTGTTGTTGGTTGTAATTATAGAGGTTGTGGTAATAGCGAAGGAAAAGATGAATTTGGTGGAAAGGATGTTAATGATGTTATTGCTTTATTAGATGTTGTAGAAGAGTTGCCTAATACAGATACTAACAGAATAGGAATGTTTGGTTGGAGTAGAGGAGGTATGATGGCATATAGAGCGTTAACAAAAACCAAAAAAATTAAAACAGCTGTTATTGGAGGAGCCGTATCTAATAGTTTTAAAAGTATTATTGCTAGACCAGAGATGGAAACTAGGGTTTTAGCAGAATTAGTTCCTAATTATTATAAAAATAAAGAAGTAGAACTTACGAAACGTTCTGCTGTAAAATGGGTAGATCAATTTCCTACTAATGTACCTATTTTTTTAATGCATGGAAGTGCAGACTGGAATGTAAGAGCAAATCAAAGTTTAGAGTTGGCATTAGAGTTTCAGAAATATAAAATACCATATCGTTTAAAGATATATGAAGGAGGAAACCACGGTATATCTCAATTTGGAAAAGAAAAGTTTAAAGATATAATAGCATGGTTTGATAAATATTTAAAAAATGATGCGCCTATACCTAACACCGCACTTATAAACCCTTTTGAAAATAGAAAGAATTAA